The genomic interval GCCAAGAAAATAAGTCCTAGGTTATAATAAAGGCTTTGTAGTTCATTTTCACCATAAAAGTTCTTTAGATTACATTTTGAGCCACTTGGCAATCGCCTTTCTCATTGCTTTTTTCATGTCTTTGTTACGTAACGTATATATAACTGGGTTAAGAGCTGGAGTAACTACGGTGAACAGCACAGCCGCAGCTCTGTCGTGATCTAATATGTCTTGTGAAGAAGGTCCCAAATACGTAAACATGGCCGTTCCGAAGAGGAGAGAGACAACCATAAGATGGGAGCTGCAggtggaaaatgctcgtttccgaCCACGAACTGTTTGTATTTTCAGAAGAAATTTACTGATTAAAATATATGGAAAAAGGGTTAACAGAAAGGATGTGGTTGCCAGATACCCCGTTACCATGGTAAGAAGTTTTAGGTTGAGGGAGATATCGGCGCACGCTAATATCAGTACTGGCTTCACGTCGCAGAAGAAATGGTTGACCTTGTTAGGTCCACAAAATGGAAGTTTCGCTGTAAGCAAGGTGTGCAAAAGAGAATGAAGAAAGCCAGTGATATAAGAACCGATGACCAGGCAAACACAAAGCCTTCTGTTCATGATGACTGAATATCGTAGGGGGTTACTTATCGCCACCAGACGGTCGTAAGACATAATGGTGAGTAGAGTCACTTCTGAGCTTCCCAGGAAATGAAAGAAATGCATCTGAGCTATACAGCCACCAAAGGAGATGGTCTTCTGCCGAGATAGGAAGTCGCATAGCATTTTCGGCACGGCAACAGATGAAAAGGAAATATCAAAAAATGAAAGGTTCCCCAAGAAAAAATACATAGGGGTATGGAGAGTTGGATCGAAAGTCACAAACCACAAGATAGAGGTATTCCCTATAATGTTTAAGAGAAAGAACATGAAAAATAAGCCAAAAAGGACCACCTGGAGTTCCTTCACATCTGTGAAACCAACCAAGATAAACTCTTGTAGTAATGTCTGGTTTACAATGTCTCTGGAATATCTGAAATCTAAAAGGACAGAAGAATTGGTTATTGATGGTGTTTTTACAGTCAAACATTACAGGCGAAACTTTGTTACACCTAGTGTAGGGCCTAAGGCTAGTTGCACTTGACTGTGTCATTCAATCAATAGGGGTCACGGAAGTATGGACGCAAAAtggaacaggaataggacctgtccttgtTTTTTTCGGCCTGGACTGTTGACCCGAACACTGATCCTTGTAATACACGATCCAAAGagaaacctggatagcacactgacctaagcTCACGGTCGTGTGCTACAGGCCTAAGGGTGTGCTGTATGACACAGAAAATCTCTTTGGGAATCCTTTTGTCATGCACTATGACCTCAAGCCCTGAATTTTTGTCCAGTGTTCCCTCAACTAAACATTTCACGTCTCTCACCAGGAACGGTCACCTTTAACCTACGAAGACTGAGCCTTGTTTCTTACAATTCAAGGTGCCATTACTCATTTATTGGAATAAGGCGTTACCTTTCTCCTTATCAAAGAGGTCAATTGATATATAGGAGTAAGGGGCCCATGGCCTACTCTGACTATGCCAGTGTTCCTCCCGATTAGGCTCACCTCCCCTACTCCAACCTACTTAGGGGCAAGAAAGCCAGATCTCCGCCTCTTAAGCGTACTGGTGTCGTGGCCAAAAAATACACTCACACACCAGTAAATACCGAGGGAATTGATGTTCGACACAACGCAGTTTAATGTCAGTTGCTCCTCAGCTTGAATCAACATCATCAGTCCAACATGGAGAGGACAAAATTCTTTGCTCAGTGTGAAGGTGACACGCAGGGGTTTGCTGGTTACACAACAGATTTGTCACATTAGCGTTCGGAAATAATAGGCTTGGACCCTTTGTCAAGGCCATCATAGGGTATCCCACAGATTGTAATCTCAGCAGTGTTGCAGTAAGCCTTTGACACCCCTGCAGCACTCCCAGAGGAAGAATGAAGAATTGCACAGTGCCTATTGAAACCAATGTGTCTTTGTAAGCTCTGtctaatactgtatatgaggGTCCTGGACAAACTTTTAGGTTAATTTGGAATTCTTTCATTCCCTGTCCAAAGTCTACCAAGGCAGACCACCTATAGTAATGTACAAGCAATAAGTAAGGACTAAATAAAGAGCAGTGTATATAAATATTGTACCAGAGTATAGGGTAGAGACAGGAGCCTTGTCAGACATGTTCACGGTCTGCCACTTAAAATAGTGTTTCAAGTCCTGTAAAGAACAAGAAGGATAACCTATGTTAGTGCATATGGTAATTCATCCACCAAAATACAACAACAAACTACAAAGATATATCATATGTTTAACCCCTATTTCATATCAGTCATACCTTCTAAATAAACTAGCCACAAATATCCAAGCAAAAAGACCAAAGCATATTGTTGATAGAGCTGGAAATGGATGGAGAGGACCATGGCCACGCCGATGGGACGACAAGGCAAATAAGCagtaacactttatttttttttcgaaatactcgtactcgatcgagtaccactcgctattcgaatgtaaaagttcaatgcagaaccagcattgattggccgaatgctatacagtcggccaatcaacgctggttcttctcctacctttagaagtcttctccgtgcagcttccccgcggcgtcttccggctctgaattcactctgccagatatcgggcctgggcagagccgactgcacatgtccgcttgtagtgcgggcatgcgcagtcggctctgcccaggcccgatgcctggcagagtgaatgaagagccggaagacgccgccgggacgctgcacagagaagacttctcggaggatccagcccgaccctcactcgtggacttggtaagtataatttaatcaaatgttgcctacccctgaaacaagcattttccccccatagactataatagggtttgatattcgattcgagtagtcgaatattgaggggctactcgaaacgaatatcgaatctcgaacattttactgttcgctcatctctaattaatacatTATAAGTGGGTTGATCAACCCAAAGAAAAAGGAAACCTCCAAATGAAGTGATCGTCTTTGGAGGTCCTGTTGAATTAGGAGATCAAAGCTCAAAGCCTACTGGATGATCATTTAGTACTATGTTGGATCAAATCTCATCCTGTGGCACAGCATGGACTGGCTTATCTAAAAACATTTGGATTGATCAAATATTGTATGTTTTGCACTGGATTTAGCCCATTGAGATTATACGTAAAATTTTCCATCAGATTTTCTTTATCAATGGTTTTCGGCATCTTTGCTTCCAGACAGTCAAAAGGAATTCTCATTGTCATTCCTGCAAGCAATAACTGGTGTCcacatgtgtcctatacatctgtAAGAAGTGGTTACCTTTGTTGACTATCCATTATTAAGTATCTGCTATTGAAGCTGAGAATGATAGATACAGAGTCCTCTCGCCACGTAAAAAAGAGCCCATGAGAGTCCTGGAGAACGTCATACCGATATGTGTTCTTACATCCTTGTTTAGGAGATTATATAGTGTTTCAGACTCCCGAGGGCCTAAGATGATGGGAATTAATTGGTAATGAATATGCCGGATGTTCTAGGGAATCTCACAATATTTTTAGCTCTGGATACACATGAGACTGTAAAGAAATAATAATGATGGTCGGAACTCTTACCCATATATGACAAACGGGATAGGAAGAAAATAAAAACCTGGAAATATATGGGAGTCTTTAAGAAGGTAgatacaaaaaaattacaaaatacacGCATCCATTGCCAATGTTAAGTTGTCACATGAGGGATCGGGAACGCCACCCCAAGCTTCTATGtgttgtctatatgtgtgtgtccccAAGTCCCTCCATGTCTGACATTGTGAATCATTTATACCAATAGTTTGTCTtagatatttacagtatatactcgagtataagccgaattttcagCACAGTCCTCAGgcttagggaaggggcagacagacaaccaaaacaccccctccccctccccttccccagcaactactgcacccaaaaactccgaccattttaatttttgaaattttccagtagctgctgcattccccccccctcccccaggcttatactcgagtcaataagttttcccagttttttgtggtaaaattaggggcctcggcttatattcgggtcggcttatactcgagtatatacggtagatgttGTTGCCACTATATATGGATAAGTCTAATATGGCTTATACACATGACAGCCCTTTGTTTACCAAGATAACAGTGTATGGGCGGGTTCACGTCTGTgtccggtctccggtttagccaatctggacggtttctgttttctgccccgcaaaactggacaggagatggaaacctggtggtcagctttcaaacccattcacttgaggtGTTttcccgtgtgcgtcttctgtctctccgcggagaaacagttttttttagccggacacaaagtcgggcatgcaggattttgtgtccggttaagacGCTCAGGGGTGGTCACCTCtagaaacccattcaagtgaaagggtttgaaaactgactgctgggtttccgtctcctgtccagtttcacggagcagaagacagaaactagctggattggctaaaccggagactgggcgcagatgtgaaccccccCTAAGTCAGCAATAGGTATGGCAAATATGAATATTGTAACTCTccattgtaacttttttataactcatttatattatattttattaaccccttGGCTTCGCAGCCAGTTTTGGGCTTTATGACACAGACctatttttcaaatatgacgtgaCATTTTACGTGGTGATAACTTTGGAACGGTTTAACTTTTCCAGGAAATTTTGAGTTTTCTGTGtcacattttactttttttttgttgcaattcatgttttgtgtttatttctaaaaaaaaaaaaagaaaaaaaaaaagaaaaagaaaaaataggaaatttggtgaaaatatagggaaaaaaagcaatgTTCAAAGTTTGAAATTGTCCTCTTTTCATATAGAGAGTCACACCACTCAAATTAGTTATTAAACACAAtttaccagatctctgctttatgttgacaTCAAATTTTAAACGTTCCTTTAATTTTTAAAGATTACAAAATAAagagaatttacaaaaaaaaaatttaagagacTAATTCAGTTCCAAAGGGGTTTTGAAGTGTctttatattagaaacccccataaatcaccccgttTTTAAAACTGCACCACCAAAACAATTCAAGACAGCATTTAGTAAGTGTGTTAActggggttgagcaatcgtgtttcttcatgatctttttaggtgggatcgagatcggtactatttcccacaatgctttgcttagccttcacactgagtatacgctccatacattctgagcagagtgtatactcagtgtgaaggctccactgcggttccataggaatgaaaggaagcagccggcacacaaccttaaccccctgagcgccagctgcctccattcattctaatgggagactaaactaacatctctagtagctacctacctccagagatggcttgtctgcagtgcctggttttcttcttcgcctcgctgccgctccacgctactcttctcgcctcgctgccgccgcctcccaggttagtgtttaaagagctaggaaggcggggcttgtggcttaggagagtgtgggagggtatagggcggggagacgtgacgtgttccctcccagtacccgcccacactctcctaacctgggaggcagggggcagcgaggcgagaagagcagcgtggagcagcagcgaggcgaagaagaacaccgggcaccggagcagccatctctgcaggtaagtggacacaaggggggactaagtagccagaggattaaaaaaaaatcctctggctacttagtgattcattacacagcatggattctaacaattaaagcgttcaattgttagattccatactgtatagtaaataggatggcttttaaaatacgatctccgattaataaaaaaatcccattgacttgcattgggatcgagatcgggttcgaatgaaaaatgatcggaaatcggattttaaaatcgatcctgaaaagtcaagatcggctcaaccctagtgttaaccctttaagtgcttcacaggaattaaaacaaaataaaggtgaaaaatatacattttcaaTACTATATTCATGTGACCCtaaaatttgcacattcacaagtgTTTAAAACTTTTCTATGGGAGattttgtacattactattgaAGCTGGTCATTGACCAGCCGCAAGAGTAATattactatgacaggcctgggagccttcagtaggctcccagctgtcataggaacaggttGGTTCCTGCCGTGCAACTTCAGAAGTATGGAGCCGGGGGATAATTGGTTACTTTGGGAGTCTTTGAaacaatgcccacgatcagagtggACTaagattgcaggcattagctctGCGCctccgctgtacattacagcggagacc from Leptodactylus fuscus isolate aLepFus1 chromosome 7, aLepFus1.hap2, whole genome shotgun sequence carries:
- the LOC142214554 gene encoding olfactory receptor 12D1-like, with protein sequence ITNSSVLLDFRYSRDIVNQTLLQEFILVGFTDVKELQVVLFGLFFMFFLLNIIGNTSILWFVTFDPTLHTPMYFFLGNLSFFDISFSSVAVPKMLCDFLSRQKTISFGGCIAQMHFFHFLGSSEVTLLTIMSYDRLVAISNPLRYSVIMNRRLCVCLVIGSYITGFLHSLLHTLLTAKLPFCGPNKVNHFFCDVKPVLILACADISLNLKLLTMVTGYLATTSFLLTLFPYILISKFLLKIQTVRGRKRAFSTCSSHLMVVSLLFGTAMFTYLGPSSQDILDHDRAAAVLFTVVTPALNPVIYTLRNKDMKKAMRKAIAKWLKM